A genomic window from Diorhabda sublineata isolate icDioSubl1.1 chromosome 8, icDioSubl1.1, whole genome shotgun sequence includes:
- the LOC130448315 gene encoding uncharacterized protein LOC130448315 gives MNVQNSRDNLKVGGLKQPKSRNPSIQQPKSRNPSNQQPKSRNPSNQQPKSRNPSIQQPKSRNPSNQQPKLRNPSIQQPKSRNPSIQQPKSRNPSIQQPKSRNPSIQQPKSRNPSIQQPKSRNPSNQQPKSRNPSNQQPKSRNPSIQQPKSRNPSNQQPKSRNPSIQQPKSRNPSNQQPKSRNPSNQQPKSRNPSIQQPKSRNPSNQQPKSRNPSIQQPKSRNPSNQQPKSRNPSIQQPKSRNPSNQQPKSRNPSIQQPKSRNPSIQQPKSRNPSIQQPKSRNPSIQQPKSRNPSIQQPKSRNPSNQQPKSRNPSIQQPKSRNPSIQQPKSRNPSIQQPKSRNPSIQQPKSRNPSIQQPKSRNPSIQQPKSRNPSIQQPKSRNPSIQQPKSRNPSIQQPKSRNPSIQQPKSRNPSIQQPKSRNPSIQQPKSRNPSIQQPKSRNPSIQQPKSRNPSIQQPKSRNPSIQQPKSRNPSIQQPKSRNPSIQQPKSRNPSIQQPKSRNPSIQQPKSRNPSIQQPKSRNPSIQQPKSRNLSIQQPKSRNPSIQQPKSRNPSIK, from the exons ATGAATGTTCAAAATAGCAGAGATAATTTGAAGGTTGGAGGGTTGAAG CAACCAAAATCGAGAAATCCATCGATTCAGCAACCAAAATCGAGAAATCCATCGAATCAACAACCAAAATCGAGAAATCCATCGAATCAACAACCAAAATCGAGAAATCCATCGATTCAGCAACCAAAATCGAGAAATCCATCGAATCAACAACCAAAATTGAGAAATCCATCGATTCAGCAACCAAAATCGAGAAATCCATCGATTCAACAACCAAAATCGAGAAATCCATCGATTCAGCAACCAAAATCGAGAAATCCATCGATTCAGCAACCAAAATCGAGAAATCCATCGATTCAGCAACCAAAATCGAGAAATCCATCGAATCAACAACCAAAATCGAGAAATCCATCGAATCAACAACCAAAATCGAGAAATCCATCGATTCAGCAACCAAAATCGAGAAATCCATCGAATCAACAACCAAAATCGAGAAATCCATCGATTCAGCAACCAAAATCGAGAAATCCATCGAATCAACAACCAAAATCGAGAAATCCATCGAATCAACAACCAAAATCGAGAAATCCATCGATTCAGCAACCAAAATCGAGAAATCCATCGAATCAACAACCAAAATCGAGAAATCCATCGATTCAGCAACCAAAATCGAGAAATCCATCGAATCAACAACCAAAATCGAGAAATCCATCGATTCAGCAACCAAAATCGAGAAATCCATCGAATCAACAACCAAAATCGAGAAATCCATCGATTCAGCAACCAAAATCGAGAAATCCATCGATTCAACAACCAAAATCGAGAAATCCATCGATTCAGCAACCAAAATCGAGAAATCCATCGATTCAGCAACCAAAATCGAGAAATCCATCGATTCAGCAACCAAAATCGAGAAATCCATCGAATCAACAACCAAAATCGAGAAATCCATCGATTCAACAACCAAAATCGAGAAATCCATCGATTCAGCAACCAAAATCGAGAAATCCATCGATTCAGCAACCAAAATCGAGAAATCCATCGATTCAGCAACCAAAATCGAGAAATCCATCGATTCAACAACCAAAATCGAGAAATCCATCGATTCAGCAACCAAAATCAAGAAATCCATCTATTCAGCAACCAAAATCGAGAAATCCATCGATTCAACAACCAAAATCGAGAAATCCATCGATTCAGCAACCAAAATCGAGAAATCCATCTATTCAGCAACCAAAATCGAGAAATCCATCGATTCAGCAACCAAAATCGAGAAATCCATCGATTCAACAACCAAAATCGAGAAATCCATCTATTCAGCAACCAAAATCGAGAAATCCATCGATTCAGCAACCAAAATCGAGAAATCCATCGATTCAACAACCAAAATCGAGAAATCCATCTATTCAGCAACCAAAATCGAGAAATCCATCGATTCAGCAACCAAAATCGAGAAATCCATCGATTCAGCAACCAAAATCGAGAAATCCATCGATTCAGCAACCAAAATCGAGAAATCCATCGATTCAACAACCAAAATCGAGAAATCCATCGATTCAGCAACCAAAATCAAGAAATCCATCTATTCAGCAACCAAAATCGAGAAATCTATCGATTCAACAACCAAAATCGAGAAATCCATCGATTCAACAACCAAAATCGAGAAATCCATCGATAAAATAA